TGTCAAAGGGAGAGCTCCACTATGGTTACCGCCTCGTCCAAATAGAGGTGCATGAAGGCACCTCACTGAAGTTGAACATGAAGGCTGCGGACATCCGCACTCGAAACCTCATCTGCGAGCCTCGGATTCCGGCAGTCGCGGATGCGCGAGGCGCAGGGCGGCGGTGATTGTCCCTCTTCTGGCGTTGGTACGCTCCCGCATTTCGTGACCCTCCCCCAGAAGTTTGAGTTCCTGGTGAAACATGCCGAGTGTGGCTTCCAGAACTTGAATCGGGACCGAGTAGTCGAGAGGATGCCAAGCCGCCAGGTTCCGTACGTGGGGGTACACCGGAAGCAGGATGAGGATGGCCAGCACCCCGGCGACTGAGTACCCGGCGACGGCCGAAGTTAGCGTCACCCCGAGCGCAGTGATGATGAGGAAAGCCGTCGATGCGTAGACCCCGACCAGGGCAAGCCCGACAGCGATTCCCGCCATGAGTTGCAGCGCACTACCCTGCGGCGACCGACAGATGATTCTCAGCCCGCCCTTCGATGCCTCAAGGACTGCCAGGGGGCCGAGAGCACCAGGGAGCCACCATGCCCTCGGGAGTTCCCCGGGCGAGTCGGGTGGAGGTCGAATTGCGAAGACGAACTTCTTCTCCGTCAGGCTACCTCCATGACCAGACTCGGAATCCTACGGGCCATGACATGGGAAGGGAGATTGATCAGCGAGCATAGGGCACCAGAGAATAACGGGCACGCCAAATTGCCAATGAATCCCGCTCCATACATGTCGAAAGCATGGCCGCAGACCATGTCGGCAACATCCCCGCACTCCGTCTTGATGAGTGTCGGGGGCTCGCGGCCTCCCTTGGGCTGGACTCGAACCATGCGTCCGAGATTCACGGTTCAGGAGACATAGATTTCGAACCGGAAAGTAAGTGGGCTCGACCGGATTCGAACCGGTGACCTTCGCTGTGTGAGAGCGATGTCATAACCACTAGACCACGAGCCCGGCGGGGGCGCGCAAGGGTCGCGGTCGTATAAATCTCCATCGAACCTCGGGCGAAGAATGGGGGAAATGGGAATTGAAAGTACAATGGCGCTAAATCCCGCCTCCAAGCATCGCACGTCCACAGATTCGAACGGATGACCGGAGGTCCGTCGTATGGTCGTTGCAGAACCTCGTCGCTCCGCCACCGGGGCGGCCGCGAGTGAGGTTCGACACTGGCAGGAAATCCCGCTCTGGCGGGACGTGACCGAGGCGCAGTGGAACGATTGGAAATGGCAGGCCGCCCACGTCGTCAAGAGCCTGGAGGAGGTGCGCCAAATCCTCCCGCTCACTCCGGACGAGGAGCGCGGCATCGTGGACTGCGCGAAGTACTTCAAGTTCGGAATCCCGCCGTACTACGCGAGCCTCATGGATCCGAACGACCCGAGCTGCCCCGTGCGGCTCCAGGCGGTTCCGCGCGTCCAGGAGACCCACTTCTCCGGGGCGGACCAGCACGACCCCCTCTTCGAGGACGTGGACTCCCCCGTGCCCCACCTGACCCATCGGTATCCAGACCGCGTCCTGCTCCTGATCACGGACTACTGCGCTATGTACTGCCGCTTCTGCACGCGACGCCGGTTCACGGCCCATTCCCACGGGGCCATGTCCACGAAGGACCTGGAGCCCGCGTTCGAGTACCTCGAGAGGACTAAGGAGGTGCGGGACGTTCTCCTGAGCGGAGGCGACCCGCTCATGGTGAACGACGAGTACCTGGAGCACATCCTCAAGCGCCTCCGGGAAATCGACCACATCGAGATCGTACGCATCGGATCCCGTGCGCCGTGCACCCTGCCCATGCGGATCACCCCGCAGCTCGTATCCATGCTCAAGAGGTACCACCCGCTGTGGCTCAACACGCACTTCAACCATCCCAAGGAAATCACGCCGGAGGCCTCGACGGCCCTGGCCATGCTCGCGGACGCGGGGATCCCGCTCGGGAACCAGACGGTCCTCCTGCGGGGGATCAACGACTGCCCCACGATCATGAAGCACCTGGTCCACAAGCTCGTGCTCAACCGGGTCCGCCCGTACTACTTCTACCAGTGCGACCTGAGCGAGGGCATCGAGCACTTCCGGACGCGCGTCTCCACGGGGATCGAGATCGCGGAGGCCCTCCGGGGACACACCTCGGGCTTCGCGGTTCCCCTGTTCATCCTCGATGCGCCGGGCGGCGGGGGCAAGGTCCCGCTCGGCCCGAACTACATGATCAGCGAGAGCGACAAGAAGGTCGTGATCCGCAACTACGAGGGCGGGATCTTTTCGTACCCGGAGCCCGACATCCCGCCGAGCGCGTGTCCGGACCACTGCGTCCACTGCCAGACGGACGCGCGGGCGTCCCGGGAGGGCGTCGCGGGGATCCTGGGCGGCCAGCGGAGCAGCCTCGTGCCCGAGGGAAGCCTCCGAGAGAAACGCCGCCGCGAGAAGAAGCTCGAGGTGACGCTCCGCAGCCCGGGACCCTGAGGTGCGGCAGCTTCATTACGCCGTCGCGTCTGTCGATCGCGAGGTGCGCATCGTGTCCAAAGACCTCGCGGAGGAGAAGCGAGCCATCGTCAAGCGGGAGCTCCACGGGCATGGGTTGGCCATCCACCTGTCGACCTCCCGCGAAGGCGCGAACCTGATCGCGCGCGTCGCAGTCACGGATGCCGCGACGGACAAGATCGTCGCGAAGCTCGTGACCGTCGCGCGGGTCGAGGACCTCGATCTCGTGATCGGCCTCGATACCGCGGAGGGCGTCGCGCGGGACTTCCTGGCCCAGCTCTTCGGCGTCGCCCACGCACTCCGGGACCTTGTCCCGGCCGTGACGATCGAAGAAGACTGAGGCTATCAGCACGGTTAAATACCCGGCTCCTTCTGGACTCCCGACACCATGGACCCGTCCGGCGTCCTGCTCGCCCTGGACGAGCGGAAGAAGTGGCGCGAGCGGAGAGACCGCATCCGCGAGCGACTCCGCCAGCTCCGGCGTCGGAAGGCGTACCTCCAGCGGGAACTGGATCGCGTCCGGAGGAAGGTCGCGGAGTACAACGCACTCCTGTCGAGCCTCAAGAGCCCCCAGATCGACGCGGAGCGGCGACTGCCTCCCGCGGCGCTGCGGTGATCCCATGCCGAGCGCCCTCGACGCCACGCAGAGGGAATTCGAGCGTTGGCGGCTGCGGGAACGCCGGCTCCTCACGGCCCTCGACCAGGTGGAGGAGGAGCGGCACCGCCTGGATGGCGAGCTGGTCCGCGTCGAACAGCAGGTCGCGTACTACGACAACCTGACCCGGGACATGAAGAAGGAACTGGGCCGTCCCGGGCTCGGGAACCTCCTCTCGTCCTTGCGCAAGAGCTGAGGGACCGTCGTGCGGGTCACGATCGACGGCGGCGCGCGGGACGTGCGGACGGTCTGGTTCGAGGACGGGGTGGTCAAGCTCCTCGACCAGCGGTTTCTGCCGTTCGAGATCCGTGTCTACGAGGCCCATGGCCTCGAAGAGCTCGCGGTCGCGATCGAGGACATGGTCGTGCGCGGTGCGCCTGCGATCGGTGCGGCCGCGGCGTACGGCATCGCGCAGGTCCACCGCCAGGGAGGGAACGTGCGGGAGGCCGCGGATCGCCTCCGGAAGACACGGCCCACGGGCCACGACCTGTTCTACGCGCTGGAGTTCATGTCCAAGGCAATCAACGCGGGCGAGGACCCGCTCGCGGCCGCGGAACGATATGCATCGGACGACGTGGAACGCTGCCGCAAGATCGGCCAGCACGGCGCCAAGCTGATCAAGAACGGGTCTCGCATCCTGACGCACTGCAACGCGGGCGCGTTGGCCGCGGTCGACATCGGCACGGCGCTCGCACCGATGCGGGTCGCGAAGGAACAAGGCAAGAAGTTCTTCGTCTACGTGAGCGAGACCCGGCCCCGCCTCCAAGGCGCGCGGCTGACCGCCTGGGAGCTCCTCCAGGAAGGGATC
This portion of the Thermoplasmata archaeon genome encodes:
- the ablA gene encoding lysine 2,3-aminomutase, which gives rise to MVVAEPRRSATGAAASEVRHWQEIPLWRDVTEAQWNDWKWQAAHVVKSLEEVRQILPLTPDEERGIVDCAKYFKFGIPPYYASLMDPNDPSCPVRLQAVPRVQETHFSGADQHDPLFEDVDSPVPHLTHRYPDRVLLLITDYCAMYCRFCTRRRFTAHSHGAMSTKDLEPAFEYLERTKEVRDVLLSGGDPLMVNDEYLEHILKRLREIDHIEIVRIGSRAPCTLPMRITPQLVSMLKRYHPLWLNTHFNHPKEITPEASTALAMLADAGIPLGNQTVLLRGINDCPTIMKHLVHKLVLNRVRPYYFYQCDLSEGIEHFRTRVSTGIEIAEALRGHTSGFAVPLFILDAPGGGGKVPLGPNYMISESDKKVVIRNYEGGIFSYPEPDIPPSACPDHCVHCQTDARASREGVAGILGGQRSSLVPEGSLREKRRREKKLEVTLRSPGP
- the mtnA gene encoding S-methyl-5-thioribose-1-phosphate isomerase, with product MRVTIDGGARDVRTVWFEDGVVKLLDQRFLPFEIRVYEAHGLEELAVAIEDMVVRGAPAIGAAAAYGIAQVHRQGGNVREAADRLRKTRPTGHDLFYALEFMSKAINAGEDPLAAAERYASDDVERCRKIGQHGAKLIKNGSRILTHCNAGALAAVDIGTALAPMRVAKEQGKKFFVYVSETRPRLQGARLTAWELLQEGIEHAILPDSAAGHFLSRGEVDLVLVGADRIAANGDTANKIGTYMKAVVAKENGVPLYVAAPSSTIDFTIPSGPKIPIEERSPQEVLQFAGNPVAPKESPARNPAFDVTPAKYIRGIITEQGILRPSELGRIGKPKSIPKQKARSKRWR